A part of Ziziphus jujuba cultivar Dongzao chromosome 8, ASM3175591v1 genomic DNA contains:
- the LOC107435813 gene encoding rhodanese-like domain-containing protein 14, chloroplastic, whose product MIVFCQRNRVCPEPHLALGTIKQADTSFVTILVEDTIGGLQVLHKYTWVDVKPVKGASIVNIGDMMQARRVDVKEALRLQKENNFVILDVRPEAEFKEAHPPGAINIQIYRLIKEWTAWDIARRAAFAFFGIFAGTEENPEFIPSVKSKLDKDAKIIVACSAGGTMKQTQNPPEGQQSR is encoded by the exons ATGATAGTATTTTGCCAACGTAACCGTGTTTGCCCTGAGCCACATTTGGCTCTAGGCACAATCAAGCAAGCAGACACCTCCTTTGTTACCATTCTGGTTGAAGACACAATTGGTGGTCTCCAAGTTCTTCACAAATATACTTGGGTTGATGTAAAGCCAGTGAAAGGAGCTTCTATTGTCAATATTGGTGATATGATGCAG GCAAGGCGTGTAGATGTGAAGGAAGCTCTGAGACTTCagaaagaaaacaactttgtcATTCTTGATGTGCGACCTGAAGCAGAATTTAAAGAG GCTCATCCACCAGGTGCCattaacatacaaatatacaGGCTTATAAAAGAATGGACAGCATGGGACATAGCTCGCCGAGCTGCATTTGCATTTTTTGGCATCTTTGCTGGGACAGAAGAAAACCCAGAATTCATACCAA gtgtgaaatcaaaattagataaagATGCAAAGATAATAGTGGCTTGCTCTGCTGGAGGTACAATGAAACAAACCCAGAATCCCCCTGAAGGTCAACAATCAAGGTGA
- the LOC107435815 gene encoding gibberellin 2-beta-dioxygenase 2-like, whose protein sequence is MESHSVMEDILGAARRSHKQPQEVKNGWYLHYLPKHHEDDDDDSDMIINDDNINLICVQRGIDGVFKELDPNVVDNPTIGGLQVDHQNHWVDVKPEIGAFIVNIGDLIQLITNDKFKSIKHRVLVPQETKSRVSLACLLTPDDKHKKIWAKKGVSIG, encoded by the exons ATGGAATCCCATTCTGTTATGGAAGATATCCTGGGAGCTGCTCGGCGTTCTCACAAGCAGCCCCAGGAAGTGAAGAATGGATG GTATCTACATTACCTACCAAAACAtcatgaggatgatgatgatgatagtgatatgataattaatgatgATAACATTAATTTAATATGTGTTCAGAGAGGAATTGATGGAGTATTCAAAGAGCTAGATCCGAATGTGGTAGATA ACCCAACAATTGGTGGTCTCCAAGTCGATCATCAAAATCATTGGGTTGATGTGAAGCCTGAGATAGGAGCTTTTATCGTTAATATTGGTGACTTAATACAGCTGATCACTAATGACAAATTCAAGAGCATAAAGCATAGAGTTTTGGTTCCACAAGAGACCAAGTCTCGTGTATCACTTGCTTGTCTTTTGACTCCTGATGACAAGCACAAAAAAATATGGGCCAAAAAAGGAGTGTCTATTGGATGA